The genomic interval CAATCGCGGCGACGATCCAGACCGCGACCCGACCGCCCGGTCGACGCGGGTGAAGCGAGTCGAGCATACCGGCCCCTCACCGCCGTCGTCGGTAAATCCCCACCCTCACGCCGGAACTCTCGGCTCCCGCAGACGGACCCCAGAGGGGCTGCGCGAATTCGCTTGCCCGGGGCTTATTGACGCCGCATGCGTCGTGGACACATGGCGAAAATCGCGTACGAGGCGCCCGACGGAGTCGCCGAGGAAGCGGTCGACGCCGACAATATCACGGATTCGGGTAAGGTTCAGGGCCTCCGGATCAAGCTCGAGGACGAGAGTTACATTCACCTTCCCTACACCCGGGTGTACTGGGTCCGAATGAGCAAAGACGAGGGGAAGGTGAGCTACTCGTCGGTATAGGAGCCGCGTCGGCCCCGACTCGAGACGAGCCGACGATGCCGTCGGTGTCGGACTCACGACGGGAGCGGAATAGTGTGAGAATTAAGCCAATAGATAGAAGGGTTTCCCCGACGCTTTCGGGAATACGTTGTAGAATGGATTCGACGTCCGAGACCACCGCGGCGCTTCACCGACGCGTTCGTCAGCAGGAAGTCGTGGCTAAACTCGGACAGCAGGCGCTCGAAATCGACGATCTCGATCGGTTACTGCACGAGGCTTCGGTCGCCGTCACGGAGACGCTCGACAACGAGTACGCGGAGGTACTCGAACTGCTTCCCGACGGAGAGGAACTCCTGCTCAGGGAGGGGCGCGGCTGGCGCGACGGCCTGGTCGGGTCGGCGACGATACCCGCAACCGAGGGCACGCAGGCAGGATACACGCTCTTTACCGAGCGGCCGCTCATCGTCGATGATCTCCCGAACGAGGAACGGCTTTCCGAACCGACGTTACTCGCCGACCACGACGTCAAAAGCGGCATCAGCGTCGTTATCGGGTCGGTCGAGAACCCGTGGGGCGTCCTGGGAACGTACGCGACGGAGGAACGCGAGTTCACGGATCACGACGTGAACTTCGTCCAGAGCGTCGCAAACATCCTCGCGACGGCGCTCGAGAACGAGCGGGCGCAGCGCGAACTCGAGGAGATTTACGGTCGTATCTCGGACGCGTTCTTCGCGCTCGACGAGGAGTGGCAGTTCACCTATCTCAACGACCGCGCACACGAGTTGATCAACCCCGAGGGGCAAGACATCGTCGGGAAGACGGTGTGGAACGAGTTTCCCGCGGCGGTCCGGAAGCAGTTCAAAGCCAAGTACGAACGCGCGATGTACGAACAGGAGACCGTCTCGTTCGAGGAGTACTACCCCGAGCCCCTCGACAGATGGTTCGACGTCCGAGCCTATCCCTCGGAGACGGGACTGTCGGTGTACTTCCGGGACGTCACCGAGCGCAAGGAGCGCGATCAGGAACGCGAACTGTTCCGAACCCTCCTCGATTACTCCAACGACGTCGTGTTAGTCATCGAACCGGAGACGGGACAGATCCTCGACGCGAACGAGACGGCTTGCCGTCGCCTCGGCTACGCTCAGGACGAACTGCTCGAGCTAACGGTCCTCGACATGGAACGGCGGTTCGACGATATCGAGGAGTGGCGGTCCCACGTCGAAGACGTGAAAGCCGAGGACGCGGTGACGGTCATCGGCGAACACGAGCGAAAGGACGGAACTACGTACCCGGCGGAAGTCAACATCGCCCACGTCGAACTGGATCGCGCGTACATGATCGGGGTCGCCCGCGACATCACCGAGCGCCAGGAGCGCGAACGGCAACTGGAAGAGTCGAACAAGCGGCTCGAACAGTTCGCCTACGCGGCCTCTCACGATCTGCAGGAACCGCTGCGGATGGTCTCGAGTTACCTGCAACTGATCGAAAGCCGGTACGCCGACGCGCTCGACGACGACGGCAAGGAGTTCATCGAGTACGCCGTCGACGGCGCCGAGCGGATGAAAGCCATGATCGACGGGCTGCTCGCGTACTCCCGCGTCGAAACGCAAGGCGACCCCTTCGAGCCGGTCGACCTCGACGAGGTCGTCGACGACGTGCTCGAGGATCTGCGACTCCAGATCGAGGAAAGCGACGCCGAAATCACCGTCGACGACCTCCCCCGGGTCGAGGGCGACCCCAGCCAGCTTCGCCAGGTGTTCCAGAACCTCCTCTCGAACGCGATCGCGTACAGCGGCGACGAACCGC from Natrinema salifodinae carries:
- a CDS encoding ATP-binding protein, giving the protein MDSTSETTAALHRRVRQQEVVAKLGQQALEIDDLDRLLHEASVAVTETLDNEYAEVLELLPDGEELLLREGRGWRDGLVGSATIPATEGTQAGYTLFTERPLIVDDLPNEERLSEPTLLADHDVKSGISVVIGSVENPWGVLGTYATEEREFTDHDVNFVQSVANILATALENERAQRELEEIYGRISDAFFALDEEWQFTYLNDRAHELINPEGQDIVGKTVWNEFPAAVRKQFKAKYERAMYEQETVSFEEYYPEPLDRWFDVRAYPSETGLSVYFRDVTERKERDQERELFRTLLDYSNDVVLVIEPETGQILDANETACRRLGYAQDELLELTVLDMERRFDDIEEWRSHVEDVKAEDAVTVIGEHERKDGTTYPAEVNIAHVELDRAYMIGVARDITERQERERQLEESNKRLEQFAYAASHDLQEPLRMVSSYLQLIESRYADALDDDGKEFIEYAVDGAERMKAMIDGLLAYSRVETQGDPFEPVDLDEVVDDVLEDLRLQIEESDAEITVDDLPRVEGDPSQLRQVFQNLLSNAIAYSGDEPPRVHITAQRGADRGDRSARSEVGEGGAAGEQWTISVRDEGIGIDPEDKDRVFEVFQRLHGREECSGTGIGLALCQRIVERHGGEIRVDAEPGEGSTFSFTLPAIGNHDSKSRER